A section of the Stenotrophomonas sp. 364 genome encodes:
- the rodA gene encoding rod shape-determining protein RodA, whose protein sequence is MVEHLQRVRAAFHFFLHSLDLPLLVALCLLMLASLAVLHSVEGPVQAQAMRFAAGLAAMWGLSRLPVLQLRAWSPWIYAVSLLPLLAVYVVGTGKYGQRWLNLGAFYLQPSELLKLSLPMMMAWYLHRQTLPPRPKVVLVAALLIGVPAVLILLQPNLGTATLVTASGMFALLLAGLHWGWVALALGGVSVAAPLAWFGLLRQYQKDRVLTFLYPENDPLGTGWNIIQSRIAIGSGGMHGKGWGQGTQAALDFLPEYTTDFAFSVLAEEFGWVGVLAVLGLFPFVIARCLWIAAGTRCGYARLLAGTTGLVFFVYVLVNGGMISGLLPVVGVPMPLISYGGTSAVSLLAGFGLVMAVQGRKPIHGRQRHGPLTAGT, encoded by the coding sequence ATGGTCGAACACCTGCAGCGCGTACGCGCCGCGTTTCATTTTTTCCTGCATTCGCTGGATCTTCCGCTGCTGGTCGCGTTGTGCCTGTTGATGCTGGCCAGCCTGGCGGTGTTGCACAGCGTGGAAGGGCCGGTGCAGGCGCAGGCCATGCGTTTTGCGGCGGGGCTGGCGGCGATGTGGGGGTTGTCGCGGCTGCCGGTGCTGCAATTGCGTGCGTGGTCGCCCTGGATCTATGCGGTGTCGCTGCTGCCGCTGCTGGCGGTGTATGTGGTGGGTACGGGGAAATACGGGCAGCGCTGGTTGAACCTGGGGGCGTTCTACCTGCAGCCGTCGGAACTGCTCAAGCTCAGTCTGCCGATGATGATGGCCTGGTATCTGCACCGGCAGACGCTACCGCCGCGGCCGAAGGTGGTGCTGGTGGCCGCGCTGTTGATCGGAGTGCCGGCGGTGTTGATCCTGCTGCAACCGAACCTGGGCACGGCCACGCTGGTGACGGCCAGTGGGATGTTCGCGCTGCTGTTGGCGGGTCTGCACTGGGGCTGGGTGGCGCTGGCGCTGGGCGGGGTGTCGGTTGCAGCACCGCTGGCGTGGTTCGGGCTGCTGCGGCAGTACCAGAAGGACCGTGTGCTGACGTTCCTGTACCCGGAGAACGATCCGCTCGGGACCGGCTGGAACATCATCCAGTCGCGCATCGCCATTGGCTCCGGTGGCATGCACGGCAAAGGCTGGGGGCAGGGCACCCAGGCCGCGCTGGATTTCCTGCCGGAGTACACCACCGATTTCGCGTTCTCGGTGCTGGCCGAGGAGTTCGGCTGGGTCGGGGTGCTGGCGGTACTGGGGCTGTTCCCGTTCGTCATCGCGCGCTGCCTGTGGATCGCGGCGGGCACGCGCTGCGGCTACGCCCGGCTGCTGGCCGGGACCACCGGTCTGGTGTTCTTCGTCTACGTGCTCGTCAACGGCGGGATGATCTCCGGCCTGCTGCCGGTGGTGGGGGTGCCGATGCCGCTGATCAGTTATGGCGGCACGTCGGCGGTGTCGCTGCTGGCCGGCTTCGGGCTGGTCATGGCGGTGCAGGGCAGAAAGCCCATCCACGGCCGGCAGCGCCACGGGCCACTGACGGCCGGCACCTGA
- the rodA gene encoding rod shape-determining protein RodA: MKVFLRWATDMVVRFSSSLDWVLCLALGALMLIGLAVLKSAGGDGLVFAQGARFVVGLGAMWAISRASILRIRSATPLIYAISMIPLLAVFVLGTGKYGRQWLDLKLFYLQPAELLKVSLPMMVAWYLHKMPLPPRFSTVMVSAVIIGVPTGLVMLQPDFGTGVLIAASGAFVLLLGGLPWWWVGVAVGGVAAAAPVAWIWLLRPYQKDRIMMFLDPEMDALGAGWNIIQSKIAIGSGGFDGKGWGQGSQSHLNFIPEQTTDFAFSVLSEEFGWIGVATVLVLYLVVIGRCLWIASQSRDSYSRLLAGATGLAFFVYVLVNGGMISGLLPVVGVPMPLISYGGTSAVSLLAGFGLVMAARSHQPVHGGYG, encoded by the coding sequence ATGAAGGTGTTCCTGCGTTGGGCGACCGACATGGTCGTGCGTTTCAGCAGTTCGCTGGACTGGGTGCTGTGCCTGGCGCTGGGGGCGCTGATGCTGATCGGGCTGGCGGTGCTGAAGAGCGCCGGCGGCGACGGGCTGGTGTTCGCCCAGGGCGCGCGTTTCGTGGTCGGGCTGGGGGCGATGTGGGCCATCTCGCGTGCTTCGATCCTGCGCATCCGCTCGGCCACGCCGCTGATCTATGCGATTTCGATGATCCCGCTGCTGGCGGTGTTCGTGCTGGGCACGGGCAAGTACGGGCGGCAGTGGCTGGATCTGAAGCTGTTTTACCTGCAGCCGGCCGAGCTGTTGAAGGTGAGCCTGCCGATGATGGTGGCCTGGTACCTGCACAAGATGCCGCTGCCGCCGCGTTTTTCCACGGTGATGGTGAGTGCGGTGATCATCGGGGTGCCGACCGGGCTGGTGATGCTGCAGCCGGACTTCGGGACCGGGGTGCTGATCGCGGCGAGCGGTGCGTTCGTGCTGCTGCTGGGCGGCCTGCCGTGGTGGTGGGTAGGGGTGGCGGTGGGCGGTGTGGCGGCAGCGGCGCCGGTGGCGTGGATCTGGCTGCTGCGTCCCTACCAGAAGGACCGGATCATGATGTTCCTGGACCCGGAGATGGACGCGCTGGGCGCGGGCTGGAACATCATCCAGTCCAAGATCGCGATCGGGTCGGGCGGGTTCGACGGGAAGGGCTGGGGCCAGGGGTCGCAGTCGCACCTGAACTTCATTCCCGAGCAGACGACGGACTTTGCGTTCTCGGTGCTGAGCGAGGAATTTGGCTGGATCGGCGTGGCCACGGTGCTGGTGCTGTATCTGGTGGTGATCGGGCGTTGCCTGTGGATCGCGTCGCAGTCGCGGGATTCGTATTCGCGCTTGTTGGCGGGCGCGACGGGATTGGCCTTCTTCGTCTACGTGCTGGTGAACGGCGGCATGATTTCCGGGCTGCTGCCGGTGGTGGGCGTGCCGATGCCGCTGATCAGCTACGGCGGCACGTCGGCGGTGTCGCTGCTGGCCGGCTTCGGGCTGGTGATGGCCGCACGCAGCCACCAGCCGGTGCACGGCGGCTACGGCTAG
- the mrdA gene encoding penicillin-binding protein 2, whose protein sequence is MYVRRQAKNPHAEGEQFRRRAALGFLGVLVCLLGLGGWYFKLQVLDHDIYATRSEANRIKPRPVVPGRGMIYDRNGRLLAENVPAFRLDITPDKVKDMDATLAGLAKILALSPEDIETFNKSRKARRKFLPVTLKLRVTDEEMARFAVDRWRYPGVELEPYLTRRYPYGDLFAHIIGYVGRVDDKDLEVLGEGNAALTHIGKSGLERYYESQLRGKVGYEQVETNVQGRAIRTIGRVAAQSGSDLRLSIDADLQRAMVAAFGEFEGAAVAMDPRTGEVLAMVSLPSYDPNLFVNGISHADFQALNSNPSRPQFNRLVLGGVAPGSTIKPLIGLAGLDSGTRKPEDKILSTGMFYLPGTSRGWGDANRGGHGWTDLRKSITQSVNTYYYKLALDMGIERFDQYMGYYGFGAPTGIDLTGEIGGILPSPQHKYKTRKERWYPGDTVNVSIGQGDWKVTPLQLVHGVSGIGNGQLRTPHLVMQQRAGFDADWTAMPAGETKPVSPSPGNLQAVREGMMGTMRPGGSGARAAAGAPYTIAGKTGTAQVISRRGTAAVNPKSLPMHLRHRSLFVGFAPAENPVIAVAIAVEGGGYGGSAAAPIARKLFDAWLLGKMPDGLEPLDSERGTTAIGITGFESSDNSARAAGDAAAAALESLPVQVGLPVAPVPSPVPGTPVPAATAPPTAPERSR, encoded by the coding sequence ATGTACGTGCGCCGCCAGGCCAAGAATCCCCACGCCGAGGGCGAACAGTTCCGGCGTCGCGCCGCGCTGGGCTTCCTGGGCGTGCTGGTCTGCCTGCTGGGCTTGGGCGGCTGGTACTTCAAGCTGCAGGTGCTGGACCATGACATCTACGCCACGCGCTCGGAAGCCAACCGGATCAAGCCACGTCCGGTGGTGCCCGGCCGCGGCATGATCTACGACCGCAACGGGCGCCTGCTCGCCGAGAACGTGCCTGCGTTCCGGCTGGACATCACCCCGGACAAGGTCAAGGACATGGACGCCACCCTGGCCGGGCTGGCCAAGATCCTCGCGCTGAGTCCGGAGGACATCGAAACCTTCAACAAGTCGCGCAAGGCGCGCCGCAAGTTCCTGCCGGTCACGCTCAAGCTGCGGGTCACCGATGAGGAAATGGCGCGCTTCGCGGTGGACCGCTGGCGCTATCCCGGCGTGGAGCTGGAGCCCTACCTGACCCGTCGCTATCCCTATGGCGACCTGTTCGCGCACATCATCGGCTACGTGGGCCGGGTGGACGACAAGGACCTGGAGGTCCTGGGCGAGGGCAATGCCGCGCTGACCCATATCGGCAAGTCCGGCCTGGAGCGGTATTACGAGTCGCAGCTGCGCGGCAAGGTCGGCTATGAGCAGGTCGAGACCAACGTGCAGGGCCGCGCCATCCGCACCATCGGCCGGGTGGCCGCCCAATCCGGCAGCGACCTGCGGCTGTCCATCGACGCCGACCTGCAACGGGCGATGGTGGCCGCGTTCGGCGAGTTCGAAGGCGCGGCCGTGGCGATGGACCCGCGCACCGGCGAAGTGCTGGCGATGGTCAGCCTGCCGTCGTATGACCCGAACCTGTTCGTCAACGGCATCTCGCATGCCGATTTCCAGGCCCTCAACAGCAACCCGTCGCGGCCGCAGTTCAACCGGCTGGTGCTGGGCGGCGTGGCCCCTGGTTCGACGATCAAGCCGCTGATCGGCCTGGCCGGCCTGGACAGCGGCACGCGCAAGCCGGAAGACAAGATCCTGTCCACCGGCATGTTCTACCTGCCGGGCACCTCGCGCGGCTGGGGCGATGCCAACCGCGGCGGCCACGGCTGGACCGACCTGCGCAAGTCGATCACCCAGTCGGTGAACACGTATTACTACAAGCTGGCGCTGGACATGGGCATCGAGCGCTTCGACCAGTACATGGGCTACTACGGGTTCGGCGCGCCCACGGGCATCGATCTCACCGGCGAGATCGGCGGCATCCTGCCCTCGCCCCAGCACAAGTACAAAACGCGCAAGGAACGCTGGTACCCCGGCGACACGGTCAACGTGAGCATCGGCCAGGGCGACTGGAAAGTGACCCCGCTGCAGCTGGTGCATGGCGTGAGCGGCATCGGCAACGGCCAGCTGCGCACGCCACACCTGGTGATGCAGCAGCGTGCCGGCTTCGACGCCGACTGGACCGCGATGCCGGCCGGCGAGACCAAGCCGGTCAGTCCCAGCCCCGGCAACCTGCAGGCGGTGCGCGAAGGCATGATGGGGACGATGCGCCCGGGCGGCAGTGGCGCGCGCGCCGCGGCCGGCGCGCCGTACACCATTGCCGGCAAGACCGGTACGGCACAGGTGATCAGCCGCCGCGGTACCGCCGCAGTGAACCCCAAGAGCCTGCCCATGCACCTGCGCCACCGTTCGCTGTTCGTCGGCTTCGCGCCGGCCGAGAACCCGGTGATCGCCGTGGCGATCGCGGTCGAGGGCGGCGGTTACGGTGGCTCGGCGGCCGCGCCGATCGCGCGCAAGCTGTTCGATGCGTGGCTGCTGGGCAAGATGCCCGACGGGCTGGAGCCGCTGGACAGCGAGCGCGGCACGACGGCGATCGGCATCACCGGCTTCGAGAGCAGCGACAACAGCGCGCGTGCGGCCGGCGATGCGGCGGCGGCGGCGCTGGAGTCGCTGCCGGTCCAGGTCGGCCTGCCGGTAGCCCCGGTGCCATCGCCGGTGCCCGGCACACCGGTGCCTGCCGCCACGGCCCCGCCTACTGCGCCGGAGCGCTCACGATGA
- the mreD gene encoding rod shape-determining protein MreD, which translates to MSRLRDKPWVLPLSVVLALLLGLLPLPALLQPLRPYWLALVLAYWVIEAPDRVGLGIAFASGVVADLLYGGVLGEQALRLVMLTFILQRFRARIRFFPMSQQMLAIGGLLFNDRIVSSVVHIVVGEPTLPWSYWWAPLLGMGLWPLLFILLDAVRFGRRGR; encoded by the coding sequence ATGAGCCGCCTGCGCGACAAACCGTGGGTGCTGCCGCTCAGCGTGGTGCTGGCGCTGCTGCTCGGCCTGCTGCCGCTGCCGGCGCTGCTGCAGCCGCTGCGGCCGTACTGGCTGGCGCTGGTGCTGGCCTACTGGGTGATCGAGGCCCCGGACCGGGTCGGGCTGGGCATCGCGTTCGCCAGCGGCGTGGTCGCCGACCTGCTGTACGGCGGGGTGCTGGGCGAACAGGCGCTGCGCCTGGTCATGCTCACCTTCATCCTGCAGCGCTTCCGCGCGCGCATCCGCTTCTTCCCGATGTCCCAGCAGATGCTCGCCATTGGCGGCTTGCTGTTCAACGACCGCATCGTCAGTTCGGTGGTGCACATCGTGGTGGGCGAACCGACCCTGCCGTGGTCGTACTGGTGGGCCCCGCTGCTGGGCATGGGCCTGTGGCCGCTGCTGTTCATCCTGCTCGACGCGGTCCGCTTCGGGCGTCGCGGGCGCTGA
- the mreC gene encoding rod shape-determining protein MreC translates to MPPYAGPPVASRQGDAASPLRLLAYLALAITLIVLDDQAGWLARLRAQANVLVQPVWALAGLPGKLGTQVKDNAASHGQLVEENRALRNKLLIANARLTRLQTAALDNAQLRELLNVAERSGLDVQLAPILDIDLDPVRQRLVLAAGSRDGVHLGQAVIDAGGLMGQVIATTGSNATVLLLTDPDHAVPVTVARNGVRLIVYGRGDTLELRDIPLSAGVEVGDEIVTSGLGGRFPAGFPVGKITALRPDDTHAFLVGELKPAAQLDRGRDVLLLRPGAAIRVPATHELPQPDPSETNQAAGGASPLNPAPSARPLEQQGGSAPADAAVVPGSARQPQPVVPGSARQPQPVVPGSARQPQPVVPGSARQPQPVVPGSARQPQPVAPGSARQAPPVENRE, encoded by the coding sequence GTGCCGCCCTACGCCGGTCCCCCCGTAGCCTCCCGCCAGGGCGACGCCGCCAGTCCACTGCGGCTGCTCGCTTACCTGGCCCTGGCCATCACCCTGATCGTGCTCGATGACCAGGCCGGCTGGCTGGCGCGCCTGCGCGCGCAGGCCAACGTGCTGGTGCAGCCGGTGTGGGCGCTGGCCGGGCTGCCCGGCAAGCTGGGCACCCAGGTCAAGGACAATGCCGCCAGCCATGGCCAGCTGGTGGAAGAGAACCGCGCGCTGCGCAACAAGCTGCTGATCGCCAACGCTCGCCTGACCCGGCTGCAGACCGCCGCGCTGGACAACGCGCAGCTGCGCGAGCTGCTCAACGTGGCCGAGCGCAGCGGGCTGGACGTGCAGCTGGCGCCGATCCTGGACATCGACCTGGATCCGGTCCGGCAGCGCCTGGTGCTGGCCGCCGGCAGTCGCGACGGCGTGCACCTTGGCCAGGCCGTGATCGATGCCGGTGGCCTGATGGGCCAGGTGATCGCCACCACCGGCAGCAATGCCACGGTGCTGCTGCTCACCGACCCGGACCACGCGGTACCGGTGACCGTGGCCCGCAACGGCGTGCGCCTGATCGTGTACGGCCGGGGCGACACCCTGGAGCTGCGCGACATTCCGCTCAGCGCGGGCGTGGAAGTGGGCGATGAGATCGTCACCTCCGGCCTGGGCGGGCGTTTCCCGGCCGGGTTCCCGGTGGGGAAGATCACCGCGCTGCGCCCCGATGATACCCACGCCTTCCTGGTCGGCGAACTGAAGCCCGCCGCCCAGCTCGACCGCGGCCGCGACGTCCTGCTGCTGCGCCCCGGCGCGGCGATTCGTGTGCCTGCGACGCACGAATTGCCTCAGCCAGATCCGTCTGAGACGAATCAGGCTGCCGGGGGGGCATCCCCCCTTAACCCCGCGCCGTCGGCGCGCCCCCTTGAACAACAAGGGGGCTCTGCCCCAGCCGACGCTGCCGTAGTGCCGGGCTCTGCCCGGCAGCCGCAACCGGTAGTGCCGGGCTCTGCCCGGCAGCCGCAACCGGTAGTGCCGGGCTCTGCCCGGCAGCCGCAACCGGTAGTGCCGGGCTCTGCCCGGCAGCCGCAACCGGTAGTGCCGGGCTCTGCCCGGCAGCCGCAGCCGGTAGCGCCGGGCTCCGCCCGGCAAGCCCCGCCCGTGGAGAATCGCGAATGA
- a CDS encoding rod shape-determining protein: protein MFKKLRGMFSNDLSIDLGTANTLIYVRGQGIVLNEPSVVAVRQDRAIGGTRSVAAVGAEAKQMLGRTPGHITTIRPMKDGVIADFTYTEAMLKHFIKKVHKSRFLRPSPRVLVCVPAGSTQVERRAIKESAEEAGARDVFLIEEPMAAAIGAGMPVTEARGSMVIDIGGGTTEVAVISLNGIVYSASVRIGGDRFDESITNYVRRNHGMLIGEATAERIKVELGCAYPQAEVIEMEISGRNLAEGVPKMIKINSNEVLEALHEPLSGIVSAVKLALEQTPPELCADVAERGIVLTGGGALLRDLDRLISEETGLHVQVADDPLTCVARGGGRALELVDMHGNEFFAPE from the coding sequence ATGTTCAAGAAACTGCGCGGCATGTTCTCCAATGACCTGTCCATCGACCTGGGCACGGCCAACACCCTCATCTATGTGCGTGGGCAGGGAATCGTGCTGAACGAGCCGTCCGTGGTCGCCGTGCGCCAGGACCGTGCCATCGGTGGTACCCGTTCCGTGGCTGCCGTAGGCGCCGAAGCCAAGCAGATGCTGGGCCGTACCCCGGGCCATATCACCACCATCCGCCCGATGAAGGACGGCGTCATCGCCGATTTCACCTACACCGAGGCGATGCTCAAGCACTTCATCAAGAAGGTGCACAAGTCGCGCTTCCTGCGCCCAAGCCCGCGCGTGCTGGTCTGCGTGCCGGCCGGCTCGACCCAGGTCGAGCGCCGCGCCATCAAGGAATCGGCCGAGGAGGCCGGTGCGCGTGACGTGTTCCTGATTGAAGAACCCATGGCCGCGGCGATCGGCGCCGGGATGCCGGTGACTGAAGCCCGTGGCTCGATGGTCATCGACATCGGCGGCGGCACCACCGAAGTGGCCGTGATCTCGCTGAACGGCATCGTCTATTCGGCCTCGGTACGCATCGGCGGCGACCGCTTCGACGAGTCCATCACCAACTACGTGCGCCGCAACCACGGCATGCTGATCGGTGAAGCCACCGCCGAGCGCATCAAGGTGGAGCTGGGCTGCGCCTACCCGCAGGCGGAAGTGATCGAGATGGAAATCTCCGGCCGCAACCTCGCCGAGGGCGTGCCGAAGATGATCAAGATCAACTCCAACGAAGTGCTGGAAGCCCTGCACGAGCCGCTGTCGGGCATCGTCAGCGCGGTCAAGCTGGCGCTGGAACAGACCCCGCCGGAACTGTGTGCCGACGTCGCCGAGCGCGGCATCGTGCTCACCGGCGGTGGCGCGCTGCTGCGCGACCTGGACCGCCTGATCTCCGAAGAAACCGGCCTGCACGTGCAGGTGGCCGATGACCCGCTGACCTGCGTGGCCCGCGGCGGTGGGCGTGCGCTGGAGCTGGTGGACATGCACGGCAACGAGTTCTTTGCGCCGGAGTAA
- a CDS encoding carbohydrate kinase family protein: protein MSALICGSLAFDTIMVFPDQFKNHILPDKVHILNVSFLVPRMRREFGGCAGNIAYNLHLLGGDPIPMGTVGSDFGPYREYFQGLGIDLARVKVIDELFTPQAFITTDHDNNQITAFHPGAMMRSYENHVKDVPGVTLGLVGPDGREGMIQNSQEFFEGGVPFIFDPGQAMPLFNGPELRTFIEQADYVVVNDYESNLLQERTGWDEKAIVSRVKAYITTRGPKGAVIHTPEKTYDIPPAHERRVVDPTGCGDAFRAGLIYGIEKGFDWLTIGRMGNLMGALKVEHPGTQNQRFTFEEFNEQFKQQFGYALNV, encoded by the coding sequence ATGTCCGCTTTGATCTGTGGTTCTCTTGCCTTCGACACCATCATGGTGTTCCCGGACCAGTTCAAGAATCACATCCTGCCGGACAAGGTGCACATCCTGAACGTGTCGTTCCTGGTGCCGCGCATGCGACGTGAATTCGGCGGTTGCGCAGGCAACATCGCCTACAACCTGCACCTGCTGGGCGGCGACCCGATCCCGATGGGCACCGTGGGCTCGGACTTCGGCCCCTACCGCGAGTACTTCCAGGGCCTGGGCATCGACCTGGCCCGGGTCAAGGTGATCGACGAGCTGTTCACGCCCCAGGCGTTCATCACCACCGACCACGACAACAACCAGATCACCGCCTTCCACCCGGGCGCGATGATGCGGTCCTACGAGAACCACGTGAAGGACGTGCCGGGCGTGACCCTGGGCCTGGTCGGCCCGGACGGGCGCGAGGGCATGATCCAGAACTCGCAGGAGTTCTTCGAGGGCGGCGTGCCGTTCATCTTCGACCCGGGCCAGGCCATGCCGCTGTTCAACGGCCCGGAACTGCGCACCTTCATCGAGCAGGCCGACTACGTGGTGGTCAACGACTACGAGTCCAACCTGCTGCAGGAGCGCACCGGCTGGGACGAAAAGGCCATCGTGAGCCGGGTCAAGGCCTACATCACCACCCGTGGCCCGAAGGGCGCGGTGATCCACACCCCGGAAAAGACCTATGACATCCCGCCGGCGCACGAGCGTCGCGTGGTGGACCCGACCGGCTGCGGCGACGCGTTCCGCGCCGGCCTGATCTACGGCATCGAGAAGGGCTTCGACTGGCTCACCATCGGTCGCATGGGCAACCTGATGGGCGCGCTGAAGGTGGAACACCCGGGCACGCAGAACCAGCGCTTCACGTTTGAAGAGTTCAACGAGCAGTTCAAGCAGCAGTTCGGTTACGCGCTGAACGTTTGA
- a CDS encoding LTA synthase family protein gives MLRAVWVSLYRRLSPIAAFFLFGLVVLSVSRLGLALWHASRVSAADGWATVFLQGIRVDVSTLCLLHGIPAVLALLLPVDGRLGRAWRHLLRGWLIVASVLLVFMELATPSFMAEYGLRPNRLFLEYLIYPEEVGMTLLRGHLLAVVIEVTAVIVLFWVLLRGSRRWVLPAPTVPVEAGWLWRLPLALLVLLLAAMGVRSSLGHRPLNPALVAFSTDPTVNALPLNSLYTVGFAARQLATRSETSRVYGDMPLAEVLSELRATSGLPASAYVSDDLPSLAVRPPVHAGTPRNLVIVLEESLGAQFIGSLGGRPLSPNYDRLSTQGWAFERLYATGTRSVRGIEAVLTGFPPTPAESVVKLPASRERFFTLADVLGRHGYDTGFYYGGESHFDNMREFFLANGFTRIVDRKDYRTPAFVGSWGASDEDLFVRADQQFRELNAQGKPFFGLVFTSSNHDPFEFPDGRIDLYEQPKQTRDNAAKYADYALGEFFRKAMASPYWENTVFLVVADHDSRVFGKDMVPIGNFHIPGLILGGGIAPRRDARIVSQIDLPPTLLSLLGIADPTPLVGQDLTDARRLQPGRALMQYDRNLAWMEGNDVAILQPDKPAQGYRYDPASDQLHPQPLNPALARRAHAYAMWGTLAYEKELYRLPEKAKPTLTSTPRPKP, from the coding sequence ATGCTCCGAGCTGTATGGGTGTCGCTGTACCGGCGTCTGTCTCCGATTGCCGCCTTCTTTCTGTTCGGCCTGGTGGTCCTGTCGGTGTCCCGGCTGGGGCTGGCGCTGTGGCATGCCTCCCGGGTCAGCGCCGCCGACGGCTGGGCCACGGTGTTCCTGCAGGGAATACGGGTGGATGTCTCCACGCTCTGCCTGCTCCATGGCATTCCTGCGGTGCTGGCGCTGCTGCTGCCGGTGGACGGGCGGCTGGGCCGCGCCTGGCGCCACCTGCTGCGCGGCTGGCTGATCGTGGCGAGCGTGCTGCTGGTGTTCATGGAGCTGGCCACGCCCAGCTTCATGGCCGAATACGGGCTGCGCCCGAACCGCCTGTTCCTGGAATACCTGATCTATCCCGAGGAAGTCGGGATGACCCTGCTGCGCGGGCACCTGCTGGCCGTGGTGATCGAGGTGACGGCGGTGATCGTGCTGTTCTGGGTGTTGCTGCGCGGCTCGCGCCGCTGGGTACTGCCTGCGCCGACGGTCCCGGTCGAGGCCGGCTGGCTATGGCGGCTGCCGTTGGCGCTGCTGGTGCTGCTGCTGGCCGCCATGGGCGTGCGCTCGAGCCTGGGGCATCGCCCCCTGAACCCGGCGCTTGTGGCGTTCTCCACTGACCCCACCGTCAACGCGCTGCCGCTGAACTCGCTGTACACCGTCGGCTTTGCCGCGCGGCAGCTGGCAACCCGCAGCGAAACCTCGCGCGTGTATGGCGACATGCCGCTGGCCGAGGTGCTCAGCGAACTGCGCGCCACCAGTGGCCTGCCGGCATCGGCGTACGTGTCCGATGACCTGCCGAGCCTGGCCGTGCGGCCGCCGGTGCACGCGGGCACGCCGCGCAACCTGGTGATCGTGCTGGAAGAAAGCCTGGGGGCGCAGTTCATCGGCAGCCTGGGGGGACGGCCGCTGTCGCCCAACTACGACCGCTTGAGCACGCAGGGCTGGGCGTTCGAGCGGCTGTATGCGACCGGCACGCGCTCGGTGCGCGGGATCGAGGCGGTGCTGACCGGCTTCCCGCCCACCCCGGCCGAATCGGTGGTCAAGCTGCCCGCCTCCCGCGAGCGCTTCTTCACCCTGGCCGACGTGCTGGGCCGGCATGGCTACGACACCGGCTTCTACTACGGCGGCGAAAGCCATTTCGACAACATGCGCGAGTTCTTCCTCGCCAACGGCTTCACCCGCATCGTGGACCGCAAGGACTACCGCACGCCGGCGTTCGTCGGGTCGTGGGGGGCGTCGGACGAGGACCTGTTCGTCCGTGCCGACCAGCAGTTCCGCGAGTTGAATGCGCAGGGCAAGCCATTCTTCGGGCTGGTGTTCACCTCCAGCAACCACGATCCGTTCGAGTTCCCCGACGGCCGCATCGACCTGTACGAGCAGCCCAAGCAGACCCGCGACAATGCCGCCAAGTACGCCGACTACGCGCTGGGCGAATTCTTCCGCAAGGCGATGGCATCACCGTACTGGGAAAATACCGTGTTCCTGGTCGTGGCAGACCATGATTCGCGGGTGTTCGGCAAGGACATGGTGCCCATCGGCAACTTCCATATCCCCGGGTTGATCCTGGGCGGTGGCATCGCGCCCCGCCGGGACGCCCGCATCGTCAGCCAGATCGATCTGCCGCCGACGCTGTTGTCGCTGCTGGGCATTGCCGATCCCACGCCGCTGGTGGGGCAGGACCTGACCGACGCGCGCCGGCTGCAGCCTGGGCGCGCGCTGATGCAGTACGACCGCAACCTGGCGTGGATGGAGGGCAACGACGTGGCCATCCTGCAGCCGGACAAACCGGCACAGGGCTACCGCTACGACCCGGCCAGCGACCAGCTGCACCCGCAGCCGCTGAACCCGGCGCTGGCACGGCGCGCCCACGCCTATGCCATGTGGGGCACGCTGGCCTACGAAAAAGAGCTGTACCGGTTGCCGGAGAAGGCCAAGCCGACGCTTACGTCCACGCCTAGGCCCAAGCCTTGA